TTAGTAGGTTGGATTGCTGATGCCATAGATTTTGTTTCCAAACTGTCAGGAACAGAAGAAGCCATTGCAAAACAGAGAGAACAGAGAAGGAAAGCTGATGCCGAACAAGCCAAAAAAGATGCAGCCGATGCACTCAAGAAAAAGGAACAGGAAGAGAAAGCAAAAACAGAAACAGAGAAGAAAGCACAAGAAGACCGTAAAAAACAAGCCGTTGCAGCCAACAGACAAAAAAATCAAGAAGTTGCAAAAGAGGATGAGAAAATGAGATTGGAAAACGAAAAACGAAAAATTCAACTCATTCAAGATGAAACCGAGCGTTCGATAAAATCAGCTCAATTTGCAGCCGAACAGGAGAAAAAAGCTATTGAAAAAAGTAAAGTTTCTGCACAAACGAAAGCCGAATCTATCAAGCTGATTGAACAACAATTAGCCAATGATATTGCAGCCATACGAAAAACTGCACAGGAGAAGGAAGAGGAAAGACAAAAAGAGGAACAGGAAAAAGCCATAGAAAATGCTCAAATAAAAAGAGAGGAAGAAAAAAGAGATAGAATTTTAGGAGCAACAAACGCTGTTACATCAGCAGAAAATACAGGTGATGCACAGGCTATTTTAGATGCCAAAATTGCTCAAGCTGAACTAGAAAGAGAAATTGAGCTGGAGCAATTAGACCTTACCGAAAATGAAAAGTTTCTAATTGAGCAAGAATACCAACAAAAAAAGCTAGATGCACAACAGGAATTTGAAGATAAAAAGAAGGCTATCCAACAGGCAGGTTGGGATTTTTCTAAAGAGTTAGTTGGTGGAACAGCCGACCTTTTACAACAGGCAGCCGAACAAAATAAAAAATTCGGTTCATTGTATAAAGTTGCTGCTATCTCTGATATAGGTATCAATCTAGCTCAAGAAGTTCAAGCCATTTGGAAGAATGCCAATGCGAACCCACTCAATGCCATTATTCCAGGAGCAGGAACAGCCATTGCCATTGGTAAAACTGCACTTGCTACAGGTAGAGCAGGTTTTGCAGTTGCAAAGGTAAAAGCACAGAATTTTTTTGATGGAGGTTTCACAGGACCAGGAGAATATAAAGATGAAACAGGACACCGAGTAGCAGGGGTTGTTCATGACAATGAATATGTTTCTCCAAAGTGGATGGTTCAGCGTTATCCAAATCTTTTTGCCTCAATGGAAAATATTCGTTTACGTGGTTTTGCTGATGGTGGATTTACCAGTACCACGCCAAGCATACCAACGGATAGCGTCAATCCGACTCAAAATAATGACAATCAAAAAATGATGATGATGTTAGGAAATACACTAAATAGGCTAAATCAAAATTTAGATGTAGGTATTCAAGCACAAGTCAATCCAAATGATATAAATAAATACAATACTGATTTGAACTACATACAAAACAGGGCTTCCTTCTCCTAAAAAACCGTCCTATTTTTTGGTTGCTAGTAATTAGATATTTGTATTCATTCATTATCATAAATCATTTTTC
This genomic stretch from Bernardetia sp. harbors:
- a CDS encoding phage tail tape measure protein, whose protein sequence is MAKTSKDSIQIDVEINGLKAGKTLKELQNQKRTLNKELRNLTIGTEEYRKKAEQLTGINKIYAEQQQKIKGVNQELKTKGGFLGKVKGAIAPLGAAMAGAFAISVVADWTMELWKGIEATNKLRQEVSQLTGLQGKELDNLTVKISSLSKTTGEEQKELMLASNAFAKQMGISHDEAFQLIEKGFYNGANANGNFLELLKELPVQFRNAGYSAEQTIKVMTQEVKGGVFNGTLSNTVKEMTLALTEMTKAQKDALTNAFGSSFTNELEKGLNTGELTVKDAYEKIKTEGEKLGLSTQQIATITADVFKGAGEDAGGYQEIVKQLDAAMNINLDTLDDYGKKQKAANEATQESEAALNELSKSFTNSGSTATILFNKALTFLYKTLDKAVEIFGALSDKGEVLFKKLFDIGKTLGLVSEQTDTMGMAMQVVEKVLIFLVQNVSFLIEGLIFLSDGFKAAYEGGGLFRTVVDGVIEGVKSLVGWIADAIDFVSKLSGTEEAIAKQREQRRKADAEQAKKDAADALKKKEQEEKAKTETEKKAQEDRKKQAVAANRQKNQEVAKEDEKMRLENEKRKIQLIQDETERSIKSAQFAAEQEKKAIEKSKVSAQTKAESIKLIEQQLANDIAAIRKTAQEKEEERQKEEQEKAIENAQIKREEEKRDRILGATNAVTSAENTGDAQAILDAKIAQAELEREIELEQLDLTENEKFLIEQEYQQKKLDAQQEFEDKKKAIQQAGWDFSKELVGGTADLLQQAAEQNKKFGSLYKVAAISDIGINLAQEVQAIWKNANANPLNAIIPGAGTAIAIGKTALATGRAGFAVAKVKAQNFFDGGFTGPGEYKDETGHRVAGVVHDNEYVSPKWMVQRYPNLFASMENIRLRGFADGGFTSTTPSIPTDSVNPTQNNDNQKMMMMLGNTLNRLNQNLDVGIQAQVNPNDINKYNTDLNYIQNRASFS